The sequence TGCGTGTCGCGGGCGGGTAGCGACCAGGCGGCCCTCGAACAGTGCGCCAACGAGTTCCAGCGGCGTGTCGAGGACCAGTTCTCCGTCACCATCGAACCGACCCGTTAGCCGTTGCTCACGGGAAGTACTTGACGATGCCTTCCTGCACCACGGTCGCCACCAGCTGACCGGACGGGTCGAAGAAGTGCCCGGTGCCCAGCCCGCGTGAATCAGCGGCCACCGGAGACGACGTCGAATACAGCACCCAGTCGTCGAACCGCACGGGCCGGTGAAACCACACCGAGTGGTTCGTGGTCACCGCGAAGATCCGGTCGAACCCCCACGACAGACCATGGGTGGTGATGATCGAATCGAGCACGGTGGTATCCGACGAATAGACCAGCGCAGCGGCATGCACCGCCGGGTCGTCGGGCATCTCGCCGAGCGCCTTCATCCAGACCCGGTTGTACGCCAGCTTCTGCCCCTTCTTACGCATCACCCAGGTGGGATCGTTCGTGTAGCGCCAGTCGATGGGCCGCAGCGCGTTGACAAAGTGCGGAACCACGTCCTCGTAGCCGCGCAGCAGGTCGTCGATCGGCGGCACCGACATCGGGTCGGGCAGCTCGGGCGGCTCGATCCCGTGCTCGAGGCTCGGCCCGCCGGTCAAGAAGGACACCATGGCCGTGGTCAACAGCTGCCCGTCCTGCACGACGTCGACGCGGCGGTTGGCGAACCGGCGCTCGTCGCGCAGCCGCGCGACGTGGAACTCCAGGTCCTTATCCGGGTCGCCACCGGCGATGAAGTGCACCGACAGCGCGCTCGGCGGGGTCGGATGGCTCAGGCTGCGGCTGGCGGCCATGAACGACTGCGCCATCATCTGGCCGCCGAAGGTGCGTACCGGGTTCTTACTCGGATGCGAGCCGACGTAGACGTCGTCGTCGACCTGCTTGAGGTCAAGGATCGCCAGCAGTTCGTCGAAGTCTGCTGAGTTGGCTGCTGAACTCACGGACCGCTCGTCGGAAGACACAGGCCTGTTTATACGTCCTCCTCGCCGATGCGGTGCACGTGGATCATGTTGGTGGAGCCCACCGTGCCCGGCGGGGCACCCGCCACGATGACGATCAAGTCGCCGCGCTTGTAGCGCCCCAGCTCGAGCAGCGACTGGTCCACGTGCCGGATCATGCCGTCGGTGGTCTGGATGTGCGGCACGATGAATGTCTCAGTGCCCCAGGTCAAAGCCAGCTGGCTGCGGATCTCGGGCAGTGAGGTGAACGCGAGCAGCGGCAGCGGTGTGTGCAGGCGGGCCAACCTGCGCACGGTGTCGCCGGACTGCGTATAGGCCACCAACGCTTTGGCATCCAGTCGTTCCCCGATGTCGCGCGCGGCATACGAGATGACGCCCCGTTTGGTCCGCGGCACATGGGTCAGTGGGGGCGCGGCCACCGAGTTCTCCTCGACCGCGAAGATGATGCGGCCCATCGTCTTGACCGCTTCCAGCGGATATTTGCCCACCGAGGTTTCGCCGGAGAGCATCACGGCGTCGGTACCGTCGAGCACCGCGTTGGCGACGTCAGACGCCTCTGCGCGCGTCGGACGCGAGTTCTCGATCATCGACTCCAGCATCTGGGTCGCGACGATGACGGGTTTGGCGTTCTCCCTTGCCATCTGGATGGCGCGCTTCTGCACCAGCGGGACCTCTTCGAGCGGCAGTTCCACACCGAGGTCGCCCCGCGCGACCATGATCCCGTCGAACGCCAACACGATCGCCTCGAGATTGTCGATGGCTTCGGGTTTTTCCAGTTTGGCGATGACGGGAACGCGCCTGCCGACGCGGTCCATCACCTCGTGCACGACCTCGATGTCGGCCGGCGAACGCACGAACGACAGCGCCACGAGGTCGACACCGAGGCGCAACGCGAACTCCAGATCGTCGACGTCCTTTTCGGACAGTGCGGGCGCCGTCACGTTCATCCCGGGCATCGACATGCCCTTGTTGTTGCTGACCGGACCGCCTTCGGTGACGATGCACACCACGTCGTTGCCGTCGATCCTGTCCACCACGAGGCCGACGTTGCCGTCGTCGACCAGGACCCGGTCTCCGGGCTTGGCGTCCTGGGCCAACCGCTTGTAGGTCGTCGACACCCGGTCGTGGGTGCCTTCCAGGTCGTCGATGGTGATGCGCACGGTGTCACCGGTCGCCCAATAGGTCGGCCCGGCGGCGAACCGACCCAGCCGGATCTTGGGTCCCTGCAGATCGGCGAGGATACCGACGGCGCGGCCGGATGCGTCGGACGCGGCGCGGACACGCTTGTAGGTGGCTTCGTGATCGGGGTAGCCGCCGTGGCTGAAGTTCAGCCGCGCAACGTCCATGCCGGCATCGACCAGCGCCCTGACGGTTTCGTCAGTCGCGGTGGCCGGGCCCAACGTACAGACGATTTTTCCGCGTCTACTCACGACTTCTCAGCATAGTCGTTGATCGATTCAGATGCTGAGCTGCCGACACGGGGCGACCGCATCCGCCACCGGTGAGTGAATGCTCACTGCGCGTGCGTTTTTCGTGCTTGCGTGGTTAACCGTCGACGATGGTCGGGACCAGCGGGAAGCCGGGCAGGTTGCGCGCCACCGCCCACGTCACGGCGGTGACGATGATGACGGCGACGACGGGAACGTTCCACACCGGTCGGTTCATCCGCCATCGCGTCAGTGCCCAGATGAGCAGCAGGGGCAGCCCGACGAGCAGGTAGACGTTGTCGACGACAGCCGCGGCCAGATCAACGTGGAGCAGGTCGTGCACCATGCGCAGACCGCCGCAGCCGGGGCAGTCGAGGCCGGTCAGGACCTTGAACGGGCAGGCGGGAAAGAAGAAACCGGGCCGATGCGGATCGGCCAGGCCGACATATGCCAGCGCACCCACCGACAGGGCGCCCGCTCCGAGCGCTGTATAGAGCCCTGTCCGGCTGGTGAGTGCGCTAGGTGCCATCGCGCAGCGGACGCCCCTCGGGATCGCGCACTTTGTCGGTCAGCATCAGTACAGCATCGACGATGCCCCAGACCACCGCGCCGATTCCGCAGGTGATCAGCCCGACGACGAGCTGGGCGATACCCAGGCCGGTGTAGCCGAGATAGATGCGGCCGATGCCGACGATCCCGACGAGCCCGATCAACTGCAGCAGGCCCGCGACCACCTTGGATTTGTCCGACAGCGGCTCACCGGTGATCGGATGACGGCCGAACGGTGCGGCCGGATCGGTGTAGACGGGCGGGTAGGCGCCTGGCGGCGGTGGGTACTGGCCAGGCTGCGGATACGGCTGCTGTGGCGGCGGAGGCGGGGTGGAGTGCTCGTTGCCACCGAACTGCGGCTCAGTCATAGGGCCCAGCATGCCAGAATCCGATCGGGCCAGTCAGTAAGGAAAACCCACCTCTTTCAATCCGACAGCAAGCCCGCGGCGATGAGCCGGGCGCGAGGATCGTCATCATCGGCGCGCGCGGGTCGCTGGAATGCGACGGCAGTGACGCTGCAACGGGCGGGTTTTCGCCGGCTGACCATCTTGGCGAAGGGCGCCGACGTCGTTGCCCGGCTCGGGCTGTGGAGTTGACCGCGCGACTATATGGCCAAGTGGCTGCGGCGATTTCGTGGCGGCGAAATCGACACCGTCGACGTGGACCGACGACCGCGTGGTCCACATCCCCGCGCTCCGCAGCCACGCTCCGCTGACAATCGTCGAGGCGTTCGGCCGGCGGGTTAGTTGAGTGTGGGTGGTGGTTGGGGTTGGAACGGGTCGTACCACCACCATTGGGCGCGTTCACCGGTGGGCCCGTTGCAGGGTGGCACCGCAGGTGGGGGTGTCGTGGGCGGGCGTGCCAGGGAGGCGTTGGTCAGGGTGCGCCCGGCGCTGTCGGTGACGGTGAGCCGATCGGCGGGTCCGGTAATGGTGATCAGGCCGCGGTGGTGCATTCGGTGGTGGTAGGGGCAGACCAGCACCAGATTGTCCAGTTCGGTGGTTCCGCCGTCTTCCCAGTGGATGATGTGGTGTGCGTGGAGCCCGCGGGTGGCGTCGCATCCGGGTACCGCGCAGGTGCGGTGGCGGTGTTGCAGCGCGCGGCGAAGCCGGCGGTTGATCTGGCGGGTGGTGCGTCCGGCGCCGATGGGTTGGCCGTCGTG comes from Mycolicibacterium pulveris and encodes:
- a CDS encoding TM2 domain-containing protein, which produces MTEPQFGGNEHSTPPPPPQQPYPQPGQYPPPPGAYPPVYTDPAAPFGRHPITGEPLSDKSKVVAGLLQLIGLVGIVGIGRIYLGYTGLGIAQLVVGLITCGIGAVVWGIVDAVLMLTDKVRDPEGRPLRDGT
- a CDS encoding DUF2752 domain-containing protein, with product MAPSALTSRTGLYTALGAGALSVGALAYVGLADPHRPGFFFPACPFKVLTGLDCPGCGGLRMVHDLLHVDLAAAVVDNVYLLVGLPLLLIWALTRWRMNRPVWNVPVVAVIIVTAVTWAVARNLPGFPLVPTIVDG
- a CDS encoding acyl-CoA thioesterase II: MSSAANSADFDELLAILDLKQVDDDVYVGSHPSKNPVRTFGGQMMAQSFMAASRSLSHPTPPSALSVHFIAGGDPDKDLEFHVARLRDERRFANRRVDVVQDGQLLTTAMVSFLTGGPSLEHGIEPPELPDPMSVPPIDDLLRGYEDVVPHFVNALRPIDWRYTNDPTWVMRKKGQKLAYNRVWMKALGEMPDDPAVHAAALVYSSDTTVLDSIITTHGLSWGFDRIFAVTTNHSVWFHRPVRFDDWVLYSTSSPVAADSRGLGTGHFFDPSGQLVATVVQEGIVKYFP
- the pyk gene encoding pyruvate kinase produces the protein MSRRGKIVCTLGPATATDETVRALVDAGMDVARLNFSHGGYPDHEATYKRVRAASDASGRAVGILADLQGPKIRLGRFAAGPTYWATGDTVRITIDDLEGTHDRVSTTYKRLAQDAKPGDRVLVDDGNVGLVVDRIDGNDVVCIVTEGGPVSNNKGMSMPGMNVTAPALSEKDVDDLEFALRLGVDLVALSFVRSPADIEVVHEVMDRVGRRVPVIAKLEKPEAIDNLEAIVLAFDGIMVARGDLGVELPLEEVPLVQKRAIQMARENAKPVIVATQMLESMIENSRPTRAEASDVANAVLDGTDAVMLSGETSVGKYPLEAVKTMGRIIFAVEENSVAAPPLTHVPRTKRGVISYAARDIGERLDAKALVAYTQSGDTVRRLARLHTPLPLLAFTSLPEIRSQLALTWGTETFIVPHIQTTDGMIRHVDQSLLELGRYKRGDLIVIVAGAPPGTVGSTNMIHVHRIGEEDV